The Arcobacter lacus genome segment GCAGCTGGTTTTGAACTTCTTGATTGGTTTACAGGATTTTGAGGTTTTGGTTCATCGAATATTTTATAAGAATCGCTTAAATCCATATCTAATAAAACAATTTCTTCACCTAAAAGTGAATCTTCACTGCTTGAAAATTCATCTGAATATTCTCTATCAACATCAAGTTTTTTACCATGATCTTGTGTTTTTATAAGAGTTTTTTTCTTCTCTTTTTTAACTTTTTGTTTTCTTATATCATCATTTTCTTTATTTTTTGGTTCATTATATGATTTTTCTTCATCATCTGTTCCACCAAGTATTTCACTTAATGATTTCATTTGTTTTTTAGCTTGATTTTCTGTTATAGCTTGTTGCTCTTCTAGTTCTTCTTCTTTTGGTCTTTTTTTCTTAATAATAACTAGACCTTTTCTTTTTGGAACAATTTTATTTGGATTTTCTATATTTTCAGATTCTTCTTCAGATTTTTGAGGAGTTTTTGAAATTGGCTTTGAAATCACCACTTTTTTTACTTCTGGTTTTTTAATTTCATTTTCAATTTTTGGAATAGATTCTATATTCTCTTCTTGCGTTTTAACTTCAACTTCTACTTTTTTTTCTTCTTCTTTTTTTATTACTTTTTTTACTTTTGCAGGTTTGTTAACTAGCTTTTTGCTTTTTCCTGTCATCATATAATTTGTGATCTCTTCTGCATCTTCATAAGAAACTGCTGTTTGAGGAGATTTAAGTTCTATTCCTAAATCTTTAGCTTTTGCAATAACATCTTGGCTACTTGCACCTGCTTCTTCTGCAATTTCATAAACTCTTACTGTATCTGACATCTGTTAGAATCTCCTTAAGTTGTATAACATACTCATCTTTATTTTTACACTCTTTACAAAGAGGTTTTTCATATTTTTTATAATCTTTTTCATTTATAGTTTGAAATTTCAAAATACAAGCTTCACAGATATAAAAACTTCTTCCTAAATTGTCATAAGAGGACAATTTTTTATCTTTACATTTAAGTCTCAATAACTCTTTTTGCTCAAACTTCCCTTTACAGAAAATACAAGTTCTTAAGATTTTTTTTAAATTAGCCAAGCATTATATCCAAAGTATACTTAATTGCAAAAAATATCAAAGTTCTATTTTCACACCAGTATTATCAAAATCAACGACAAAAACTCTAAAATGTGGGAATTTACTTTTTAAAGCTTTTTCAAGATTTCTACTGTCATCAGTGTATGCCATTGAAAATAAAGTTGAACCTGAACCTGATAATGTACTCATTAAAGCGCCTTCTTTTAAAGCAGTTTTTTGTACATCAAAAAGTTCTGGCATTTGTTTCATCCTATATTTTTGATGAACTTGATCATTAGAAGCATGCTTTAACATTTCCCAATTTTCACTCATAAAAGCAGCTGTTAAAAGTGAAGAGTGAGAAATATTAAAAATAGTATCTTCTTTTGAATATTTAAATGGTAAAGCTTTTCTTGACATGGCAGTTGAAATAGCTCTATTTGGTACAACAATAACAGCTTTTAAACTTTTTGGAA includes the following:
- a CDS encoding YlxR family protein; protein product: MANLKKILRTCIFCKGKFEQKELLRLKCKDKKLSSYDNLGRSFYICEACILKFQTINEKDYKKYEKPLCKECKNKDEYVIQLKEILTDVRYSKSL